A genome region from Thalassococcus arenae includes the following:
- a CDS encoding lysophospholipid acyltransferase family protein, with the protein MVDSSRATTGAPGVTAPQPVPYDKRKLSYANTFTNPWKSNTIRALEWATGKLTLLRMVRRFERMGPADGQAFWAQALDIMGITLETPPDQIARIPAKGPVVIVANHPHGLIDGMVLAELIGRVRTDYKILTRSLLTGVEEIEEFMIPVPFPHEADAREQGLEMRARAMAHLKKGGVIVLFPSGVVASSDTLFGPAVERGWNPFTAKMILRSGATVVPVFFPGQNSRAYQIANRVSATVRQGLLLHEVVHACHRPQRPVVGAAITPDEVRKRAENQREFVAWLREVTLGLGRG; encoded by the coding sequence ATGGTGGACAGTTCCCGAGCCACGACGGGTGCGCCCGGTGTCACGGCGCCGCAACCGGTGCCTTATGACAAGCGCAAGCTGAGCTACGCCAACACCTTCACCAATCCATGGAAGTCGAACACGATCCGGGCGCTGGAATGGGCGACCGGCAAGCTGACGCTGCTGCGCATGGTGCGGCGCTTCGAGCGCATGGGACCGGCCGACGGCCAGGCGTTCTGGGCGCAGGCCCTGGACATCATGGGCATCACGCTGGAGACGCCGCCCGACCAGATCGCCCGCATCCCCGCGAAGGGGCCGGTGGTGATCGTGGCGAACCATCCGCACGGGCTGATCGACGGGATGGTTCTGGCCGAACTGATCGGCCGGGTGCGCACCGATTACAAGATCCTGACCCGGTCGCTGCTGACCGGTGTCGAGGAGATCGAGGAATTCATGATCCCGGTGCCGTTCCCGCACGAGGCGGACGCGCGCGAGCAGGGGCTGGAGATGCGCGCCCGCGCGATGGCGCATCTGAAAAAGGGCGGTGTGATCGTGCTGTTCCCGTCGGGTGTCGTGGCGTCGAGCGACACGCTGTTCGGCCCGGCCGTCGAGCGGGGATGGAACCCGTTCACCGCCAAGATGATCCTGCGCTCGGGCGCGACGGTGGTGCCGGTGTTCTTTCCCGGGCAGAATTCGCGCGCCTACCAGATCGCCAACCGGGTTTCGGCGACCGTGCGGCAGGGCTTGCTGCTGCACGAGGTGGTGCATGCCTGTCATCGTCCGCAGAGGCCCGTGGTGGGCGCGGCGATCACGCCGGACGAGGTGCGCAAGCGGGCCGAGAACCAGCGCGAATTCGTGGCCTGGCTGCGCGAGGTGACGCTGGGCCTGGGCAGGGGCTGA
- a CDS encoding 3-hydroxybutyryl-CoA dehydrogenase, which yields MEIKRIGVVGAGQMGNGIAHVMALAGYEVVLNDISQDALDDAVARIARNIDRQVARDMVSGDDRDAAMARISTSLAIADTAATDLVIEAATEREDIKNKIFESLQPDLLPHTILTSNTSSISITRLASRTDRPERFMGFHFMNPVPVMQLVELIRGIATDQDTYDTCLAVVQRLGKTAASAEDFPAFIVNRILMPMINEAVYTLYEGVGNVTSIDMAMKLGTNHPMGPLELADFIGLDTCLAIMNVLHDGLADTKYRPCPLLTKYVEAGWLGRKTKRGFYDYRGETPVPTR from the coding sequence ATGGAAATCAAACGGATCGGCGTTGTCGGAGCGGGGCAGATGGGCAACGGCATCGCCCATGTCATGGCCCTGGCGGGCTACGAAGTCGTGCTCAACGACATCAGCCAGGATGCGCTGGACGACGCCGTCGCCCGGATCGCCCGGAACATCGATCGACAGGTCGCGCGGGACATGGTCTCGGGCGACGACCGCGACGCCGCCATGGCGCGCATCTCCACCTCGCTCGCCATCGCCGACACCGCCGCGACCGATCTCGTGATCGAGGCCGCGACCGAACGCGAGGACATCAAGAACAAGATCTTCGAAAGCCTCCAGCCCGACCTGCTGCCGCACACCATCCTGACCTCGAACACCTCGTCGATCTCGATCACCCGGCTGGCCTCGCGCACCGACCGGCCGGAACGGTTCATGGGCTTCCACTTCATGAACCCGGTGCCGGTGATGCAGCTGGTCGAACTGATCCGCGGCATCGCCACCGACCAGGACACCTACGACACCTGCCTTGCCGTGGTGCAGCGGCTGGGCAAGACCGCCGCCAGCGCCGAGGATTTTCCCGCCTTCATCGTCAACCGCATCCTGATGCCGATGATCAACGAAGCCGTCTACACGCTCTACGAAGGCGTCGGCAACGTGACCTCGATCGACATGGCGATGAAACTGGGCACCAACCACCCGATGGGGCCGCTGGAACTGGCCGATTTCATCGGGCTCGACACCTGCCTCGCCATCATGAACGTTCTGCATGACGGTCTGGCCGACACCAAGTACCGTCCCTGCCCGCTGCTGACCAAATATGTCGAGGCCGGCTGGCTGGGTCGCAAGACCAAGCGCGGCTTCTACGATTACCGCGGCGAAACCCCGGTGCCGACGCGCTAG